The region CTCTTCGGCAAACCACCTGGAGCTCCCCGGTCACGGGGAGTCTCCCTTTCTCTCTACCGACCTTCCGGAGCTCTCTGCCGAAGTTGCCTCTCTCCTTCCGAACGGTGTAACGCTTGTGGGTTGGTCGCTGGGGGCCTCCGTTGCCCTTTTAACGGCGGCCCTCTATCCCCAAAAGGTGGCCCGGCTGGTTCTGCTCGCTCCCACCGTTAAGTTTTCGGGGGTTTCTCAGCCCGAGGTCGTTGTTAAGCGGTTCTTGAAACGGCTGAGAAGGAACTTTAGTGAAGGGGTCTCCTTCTTCAGGGAGTTCTGCTCAGAGGAAGCTCCCCCTGTAGGGGAAAAGCTCAACCCGGAGAGGGCTGTGAGGCTCCTTGAATCTTTCTGTGGGCTTGACCTTACCCGTTACGCCTCTAAGGTGAAGGCTCCCTGCTTTATCGCCGTTGGCGATGAAGACCGCGTTACCTGCCTTGAAGGGGCTTACGGCCTTTTTCGGGTTCTCCCGAAGGCAACCTTGAGAGTTCTTCCGGGGGCCGACCACTACACCCTTCTTCGGAGACTCTCCTTCTGACCCCCTGTTCCCTGTGCTCCACGAATATCTGAAACTCGGGAAACTCTCTGGCAACCTCCTCTGCCAGAATTTCTGCAAAGGCCACCGACCTGTGCTGACCGCCGGTGCAGCCTACGGCGTAGGTTACGTAGGCTTTGCCCTCTTTTTCGTACTGGGGTAGCGTGAAGAGCACGAGCTCCTTTATCTTCTTTAGGGCCTCTTGGGATTCGGGGAATCGGAAGATGTAATCCGCTACCTCTTGGTCCATGCCGGTTTTCCTCTTGAGCTCGGGAACGAAGTGGGGGTTCGGAAGGAAGCGCACGTCGAAGACGTTGTCGGCGGTTTGGGGAACGCCGAACTTGAAGCCGAACGACAGAAAAGTTACTTGAAGTTGGGGCTTTTGGAGGAGGAGAAGCTCTTTGATGAGCCTTTTGAGGTCGTGAACAGTTAGGTTCGTTGTATCTATGGTTCTGTCAAAGAGGGAGAAGAGCTTCTCGTAAACCTCCTTTTCCCTCTCTATGAGCTCCTCTAAGTTTTTATCCGGGTAGAACCGCTGGAACGGGTGGGGTCTTCTGGTTTCCTTGAACCTGTTGAGGAGCTTCTCCTTCCTTGCGGTCAGGTACCATATGGAAAGGTTTGGGTGGCGCTCTTTGAGCCGCGAGAAGAGCTCTCTGGCCTTCTGTTCAAACTCCGGGCTCCTTGCGTCAACAACCAGAACAGCCTTCTCTATTTTGGAGCTCTCCTCTATGAGGTCTATCAGCTCCTCAACCAGCGACAGGGGTATGTTGTCTATTGCGTAGAACCCGAGGTCTTCCAGGTGGCGAAGGGCGCTTGTCTTCCCCGCCCCCGACTCTCCGGTTAGAACAACTATCTGCTTCATCTCAGCCTTACCGCCTTAACGGTGTTCATCATGAACTCGGGGATGAGCAGCACTCCCCTGTAGTAACCTATGTCTGCCGGCGATATGAGGTTGGAGACAACGGTAGACACCTTGCCATTTTTCAGTCTGTAAACCTTACCGGCCGAGAAGTCCGAAAAGAGTATGGAGCCGTCGGGCAGAACGACAACGCCGTCTAAATTCTTAAAGCCGCTTGCCAGAACTTTAATCTCCTTTCCCACTTGGAGGACTTTACCCCCTCCCCAGCTTACAACTATCATCTTTCCGTCTTTTGCGAAGTCTATGCCGTTGGGGCCCTCCAACCTGTGGGTTCTTATGAACAGCTTCACCTTGTAGGTTTTCGGGTCTATCTCGTAGATTGAGTTGGTCTGGGTATCCGACACAAATACCGACTTCCCGTTGGAAGCCGTGTCGTTTAAGAACCTTGCCCCTTCAACGGGAATCACTTTAATCACCTTGCCGGTTGAAGGGTCTGCAACAACCACCCTATCTATGTCGGCAACAAAGAGCTTCCCGTCGCAGAAGGTTATCCCTTTCGGTGCGTTTAAACCTTTAACGAACTTCTGCTTTACCACTCTGCCGTTAAGGTCGGCAAGGGTTATGTAGCCGTCTCCGTCCTTTGCGTCGGGCGGCAGGTTGCCGATGTTCGAGATGTATATTTTTCCCATGTAGCCTTGGGCACTTTCGGGGGTTTTTATCCCCTGGTTGATGCTGAACATCACCGTTGCCGCCGTTACGGCCGCAACTGCACCTGTTATTAGCCCCATTTCAGCTTCTCCCTAAGAGTTTGGTAGTAGGACTTCCTCGGGTCCCTCAGTATCAGCAGGTCGTAGGGGGAGCGGGTTATCTCTATAAC is a window of Thermovibrio ammonificans HB-1 DNA encoding:
- a CDS encoding alpha/beta fold hydrolase, encoding MIFTLHGWSFSSSVWEGTPFSSANHLELPGHGESPFLSTDLPELSAEVASLLPNGVTLVGWSLGASVALLTAALYPQKVARLVLLAPTVKFSGVSQPEVVVKRFLKRLRRNFSEGVSFFREFCSEEAPPVGEKLNPERAVRLLESFCGLDLTRYASKVKAPCFIAVGDEDRVTCLEGAYGLFRVLPKATLRVLPGADHYTLLRRLSF
- the rapZ gene encoding RNase adapter RapZ, whose product is MKQIVVLTGESGAGKTSALRHLEDLGFYAIDNIPLSLVEELIDLIEESSKIEKAVLVVDARSPEFEQKARELFSRLKERHPNLSIWYLTARKEKLLNRFKETRRPHPFQRFYPDKNLEELIEREKEVYEKLFSLFDRTIDTTNLTVHDLKRLIKELLLLQKPQLQVTFLSFGFKFGVPQTADNVFDVRFLPNPHFVPELKRKTGMDQEVADYIFRFPESQEALKKIKELVLFTLPQYEKEGKAYVTYAVGCTGGQHRSVAFAEILAEEVAREFPEFQIFVEHREQGVRRRVSEEGCSGRPPEELSRLPSGEPEKGRKPLQGR
- a CDS encoding ATP/GTP-binding protein → MGLITGAVAAVTAATVMFSINQGIKTPESAQGYMGKIYISNIGNLPPDAKDGDGYITLADLNGRVVKQKFVKGLNAPKGITFCDGKLFVADIDRVVVADPSTGKVIKVIPVEGARFLNDTASNGKSVFVSDTQTNSIYEIDPKTYKVKLFIRTHRLEGPNGIDFAKDGKMIVVSWGGGKVLQVGKEIKVLASGFKNLDGVVVLPDGSILFSDFSAGKVYRLKNGKVSTVVSNLISPADIGYYRGVLLIPEFMMNTVKAVRLR